Proteins encoded in a region of the Sparus aurata chromosome 6, fSpaAur1.1, whole genome shotgun sequence genome:
- the pmela gene encoding premelanosome protein a isoform X3, with the protein MATLSLVLLVLALTSVTAIKPRSQFTRYRSWNSRMYPVWKDGDSRFRNCWSGGEVSFDLKNDGPTLTGARATFSINLNFPPNQTVLSDGQVVWSQNCTVNGRQYQEGQAVYPDQGTERTGVFPDGTPFTRNQSKKSHYVFVWKTWGRYWQVADGPSSSLSIGTDNVPLGSYSMELVIYHCRGKDKFIPLGYASTVFAITDQVPFTISLAQVNDVNQDDQNFIQNRAIAFSVKLHDPSQYLNNADISYSWDFGDSTGTLISRDLSVTHTYLAIGTFKPQVVVMASIPNGCGNPTAVVPIDASAAPAVVVIDSTPAAAPAEGGDAIALDVPASDATPAEEATNTEDGEAVVDTDTDAVEVASVAPAVVDAAVVPEEDTAAPAVEADVAAEDADAAAEVVQAVTEAPAENVVAPAATETTTVEEAAAADTEAEVQATENEVAAPAEQPAGEEEVVPAEGEVQAEVETDPAQVPLIVAKRQAPELTTDCMVYRYGSLATSVDVVQGIESVEIVQVANVVSMATELDQNAVDVTISCQGSLPSEVCTVISDADCITPVETVCTVATPSPDCQMILRQFFNDSGVFCINVSLTNDVSLAVASARVSVTVASGGTPAGTAATVLGVMVLACVVCCIGLMYRRFKQYQPLREDGVDSNGGGSAVTSVPLLLWNLLSRQSPGESRPLLQGRIV; encoded by the exons atgGCCACTCTGTCACTGGTGCTGCTGGTTTTGGCTTTGACATCTGTCACTGCGATAA AGCCAAGAAGTCAGTTCACACGTTACCGCTCGTGGAACTCACGGATGTATCCGGTGTGGAAAGATGGAGACTCCAGATTCAGGAACTGTTGGTCTG GTGGTGAAGTAAGTTTTGATCTGAAAAATGATGGACCCACCCTGACCGGAGCGAGAGCAACCTTCTCCATCAATCTGAATTTCCCACCAAACCAGACAGTGCTCTCTGATGGGCAGGTGGTCTGGTCCCAAAACTGCACCGTCAACG GTCGGCAGTACCAGGAAGGTCAGGCTGTGTATCCCGACCAGGGCACTGAGCGGACCGGAGTCTTCCCTGACGGCACACCATTCACCAGGAACCAGAGCAAGAAGTCCCactatgtgtttgtgtggaagaCATGGG GACGTTACTGGCAGGTGGCAGACggaccctcctcctccctctctattGGTACAGACAACGTCCCACTGGGCTCCTACAGCATGGAGCTGGTCATCTATCACTGCCGTGGCAAAGACAAGTTCATCCCTCTTGGCTACGCTTCCACAGTCTTCGCCATCACAG ACCAGGTTCCCTTCACCATATCCCTCGCCCAAGTCAATGATGTAAACCAGGATGACCAGAACTTCATCCAGAACCGAGCCATTGCTTTTAGTGTCAAGCTCCATGATCCCAGCCAGTATCTTAACAACGCCGACATCAGCTACAGCTGGGACTTTGGTGACAGCACTGGTACTCTGATCTCCAGAgacctctctgtcacacacacatacctcgCCATCGGGACCTTCAAACCTCAGGTGGTCGTCATGGCTAGCATCCCCAACGGCTGTGGGAACCCCACTGCTG TTGTTCCTATCGATgcctctgctgctccagcagtAGTTGTGATTGACTCGACCCCAGCAGCTGCAccagctgagggaggagacgCAATTGCTCTGGATGTTCCTGCTTCTGATGCTACTCCAGCTGAAGAAGCCACAAACACAGAAGATGGAGAAGCAGTTGTTGATACAGACACAGATGCAGTTGAGGTTGCTTCAGTAGCACCTGCAGTAGTCGATGCGGCTGTTGTTCCAGAGGAGGATACTGCTGCCCCAGCTGTAGAAGCAGATGTTGCTGCAGAAGATGcagatgcagcagcag AGGTAGTCCAAGCTGTAACAGAAGCCCCTGCTGAAAACGTTGTAGCCCCCGCTGCTACTGAGACCACAACTGTTGAAGAGGCAGCCGCAGCTGATACCGAGGCTGAAGTTCAGGCAACTGAGAATGAAGTTGCAGCTCCTGCAG AGCAACCAGCAGGTGAAGAGGAGGTTGTTCCAGCTGAAGGTGAAGTTCAAGCAGAGGTGGAAACAGATCCAGCACAGGTTCCCCTCATTGTGGCCAAAAGACAGGCACCAGAGCTGACGACTGATTGCATGGTTTACCGTTACGGCTCCCTCGCCACCTCTGTGGATGTTGTTC AGGGTATTGAAAGTGTAGAGATTGTGCAGGTGGCCAACGTTGTTTCAATGGCTACAGAGTTGGATCAGAATGCCGTGGACGTCACCATTAGCTGTCAGGGAAG TCTGCCCAGTGAGGTCTGCACAGTCATTTCTGATGCTGACTGTATCACACCCGTGGAAACCGTCTGTACCGTCGCCACACCTTCTCCAGACTGTCAAATGATCCTTCGTCAGTTCTTCAATGACTCCGGAGTGTTTTGCATCAATGTCTCACTGACCAATGATGTCAGTCTTGCTGTGGCAAGTGCTAGAGTCAGTGTGACAGTAG CCTCCGGTGGTACCCCAGCTGGAACCGCAGCCACAGTCCTGGGTGTTATGGTCCTCGCCTGTGTTGTCTGTTGTATTGGTTTGATGTACAG GCGCTTCAAGCAGTACCAGCCACTAAGAGAAGACGGTGTCGACAGTAATGGAGGTGGCTCAGCGGTAACATCAGTGCCTTTGTTGTTGTGGAACTTGCTGAGCCGACAGTCACCAGGAGAAAGTCGTCCATTGCTTCAGGGGAGGATTGTGTGA
- the pmela gene encoding premelanosome protein a isoform X2: MATLSLVLLVLALTSVTAIKPRSQFTRYRSWNSRMYPVWKDGDSRFRNCWSGGEVSFDLKNDGPTLTGARATFSINLNFPPNQTVLSDGQVVWSQNCTVNGRQYQEGQAVYPDQGTERTGVFPDGTPFTRNQSKKSHYVFVWKTWGRYWQVADGPSSSLSIGTDNVPLGSYSMELVIYHCRGKDKFIPLGYASTVFAITDQVPFTISLAQVNDVNQDDQNFIQNRAIAFSVKLHDPSQYLNNADISYSWDFGDSTGTLISRDLSVTHTYLAIGTFKPQVVVMASIPNGCGNPTAVVPIDASAAPAVVVIDSTPAAAPAEGGDAIALDVPASDATPAEEATNTEDGEAVVDTDTDAVEVASVAPAVVDAAVVPEEDTAAPAVEADVAAEDADAAAGEVAAAASVAPAAEDAADADAAAADETTVVTDAAEENVPVIDAAASVAPVAEGEEAAAPAATETTTVEEAAAADTEAEVQATENEVAAPAEQPAGEEEVVPAEGEVQAEVETDPAQVPLIVAKRQAPELTTDCMVYRYGSLATSVDVVQGIESVEIVQVANVVSMATELDQNAVDVTISCQGSLPSEVCTVISDADCITPVETVCTVATPSPDCQMILRQFFNDSGVFCINVSLTNDVSLAVASARVSVTVASGGTPAGTAATVLGVMVLACVVCCIGLMYRRFKQYQPLREDGVDSNGGGSAVTSVPLLLWNLLSRQSPGESRPLLQGRIV; the protein is encoded by the exons atgGCCACTCTGTCACTGGTGCTGCTGGTTTTGGCTTTGACATCTGTCACTGCGATAA AGCCAAGAAGTCAGTTCACACGTTACCGCTCGTGGAACTCACGGATGTATCCGGTGTGGAAAGATGGAGACTCCAGATTCAGGAACTGTTGGTCTG GTGGTGAAGTAAGTTTTGATCTGAAAAATGATGGACCCACCCTGACCGGAGCGAGAGCAACCTTCTCCATCAATCTGAATTTCCCACCAAACCAGACAGTGCTCTCTGATGGGCAGGTGGTCTGGTCCCAAAACTGCACCGTCAACG GTCGGCAGTACCAGGAAGGTCAGGCTGTGTATCCCGACCAGGGCACTGAGCGGACCGGAGTCTTCCCTGACGGCACACCATTCACCAGGAACCAGAGCAAGAAGTCCCactatgtgtttgtgtggaagaCATGGG GACGTTACTGGCAGGTGGCAGACggaccctcctcctccctctctattGGTACAGACAACGTCCCACTGGGCTCCTACAGCATGGAGCTGGTCATCTATCACTGCCGTGGCAAAGACAAGTTCATCCCTCTTGGCTACGCTTCCACAGTCTTCGCCATCACAG ACCAGGTTCCCTTCACCATATCCCTCGCCCAAGTCAATGATGTAAACCAGGATGACCAGAACTTCATCCAGAACCGAGCCATTGCTTTTAGTGTCAAGCTCCATGATCCCAGCCAGTATCTTAACAACGCCGACATCAGCTACAGCTGGGACTTTGGTGACAGCACTGGTACTCTGATCTCCAGAgacctctctgtcacacacacatacctcgCCATCGGGACCTTCAAACCTCAGGTGGTCGTCATGGCTAGCATCCCCAACGGCTGTGGGAACCCCACTGCTG TTGTTCCTATCGATgcctctgctgctccagcagtAGTTGTGATTGACTCGACCCCAGCAGCTGCAccagctgagggaggagacgCAATTGCTCTGGATGTTCCTGCTTCTGATGCTACTCCAGCTGAAGAAGCCACAAACACAGAAGATGGAGAAGCAGTTGTTGATACAGACACAGATGCAGTTGAGGTTGCTTCAGTAGCACCTGCAGTAGTCGATGCGGCTGTTGTTCCAGAGGAGGATACTGCTGCCCCAGCTGTAGAAGCAGATGTTGCTGCAGAAGATGcagatgcagcagcaggtgaggTGGCCGCTGCCGCTTCTGTCGCACCTGCGGCTGAAGATGCTGCAGATGCtgatgcagctgctgcagatgaGACCACAGTGGTTACAGATGCAGCAGAAGAAAATGTGCCCGTGATTGACGCTGCTGCTTCCGTTGCCCCTGTtgcagagggagaagaagctgcag CCCCCGCTGCTACTGAGACCACAACTGTTGAAGAGGCAGCCGCAGCTGATACCGAGGCTGAAGTTCAGGCAACTGAGAATGAAGTTGCAGCTCCTGCAG AGCAACCAGCAGGTGAAGAGGAGGTTGTTCCAGCTGAAGGTGAAGTTCAAGCAGAGGTGGAAACAGATCCAGCACAGGTTCCCCTCATTGTGGCCAAAAGACAGGCACCAGAGCTGACGACTGATTGCATGGTTTACCGTTACGGCTCCCTCGCCACCTCTGTGGATGTTGTTC AGGGTATTGAAAGTGTAGAGATTGTGCAGGTGGCCAACGTTGTTTCAATGGCTACAGAGTTGGATCAGAATGCCGTGGACGTCACCATTAGCTGTCAGGGAAG TCTGCCCAGTGAGGTCTGCACAGTCATTTCTGATGCTGACTGTATCACACCCGTGGAAACCGTCTGTACCGTCGCCACACCTTCTCCAGACTGTCAAATGATCCTTCGTCAGTTCTTCAATGACTCCGGAGTGTTTTGCATCAATGTCTCACTGACCAATGATGTCAGTCTTGCTGTGGCAAGTGCTAGAGTCAGTGTGACAGTAG CCTCCGGTGGTACCCCAGCTGGAACCGCAGCCACAGTCCTGGGTGTTATGGTCCTCGCCTGTGTTGTCTGTTGTATTGGTTTGATGTACAG GCGCTTCAAGCAGTACCAGCCACTAAGAGAAGACGGTGTCGACAGTAATGGAGGTGGCTCAGCGGTAACATCAGTGCCTTTGTTGTTGTGGAACTTGCTGAGCCGACAGTCACCAGGAGAAAGTCGTCCATTGCTTCAGGGGAGGATTGTGTGA
- the pmela gene encoding premelanosome protein a isoform X1, translated as MATLSLVLLVLALTSVTAIKPRSQFTRYRSWNSRMYPVWKDGDSRFRNCWSGGEVSFDLKNDGPTLTGARATFSINLNFPPNQTVLSDGQVVWSQNCTVNGRQYQEGQAVYPDQGTERTGVFPDGTPFTRNQSKKSHYVFVWKTWGRYWQVADGPSSSLSIGTDNVPLGSYSMELVIYHCRGKDKFIPLGYASTVFAITDQVPFTISLAQVNDVNQDDQNFIQNRAIAFSVKLHDPSQYLNNADISYSWDFGDSTGTLISRDLSVTHTYLAIGTFKPQVVVMASIPNGCGNPTAVVPIDASAAPAVVVIDSTPAAAPAEGGDAIALDVPASDATPAEEATNTEDGEAVVDTDTDAVEVASVAPAVVDAAVVPEEDTAAPAVEADVAAEDADAAAGEVAAAASVAPAAEDAADADAAAADETTVVTDAAEENVPVIDAAASVAPVAEGEEAAEVVQAVTEAPAENVVAPAATETTTVEEAAAADTEAEVQATENEVAAPAEQPAGEEEVVPAEGEVQAEVETDPAQVPLIVAKRQAPELTTDCMVYRYGSLATSVDVVQGIESVEIVQVANVVSMATELDQNAVDVTISCQGSLPSEVCTVISDADCITPVETVCTVATPSPDCQMILRQFFNDSGVFCINVSLTNDVSLAVASARVSVTVASGGTPAGTAATVLGVMVLACVVCCIGLMYRRFKQYQPLREDGVDSNGGGSAVTSVPLLLWNLLSRQSPGESRPLLQGRIV; from the exons atgGCCACTCTGTCACTGGTGCTGCTGGTTTTGGCTTTGACATCTGTCACTGCGATAA AGCCAAGAAGTCAGTTCACACGTTACCGCTCGTGGAACTCACGGATGTATCCGGTGTGGAAAGATGGAGACTCCAGATTCAGGAACTGTTGGTCTG GTGGTGAAGTAAGTTTTGATCTGAAAAATGATGGACCCACCCTGACCGGAGCGAGAGCAACCTTCTCCATCAATCTGAATTTCCCACCAAACCAGACAGTGCTCTCTGATGGGCAGGTGGTCTGGTCCCAAAACTGCACCGTCAACG GTCGGCAGTACCAGGAAGGTCAGGCTGTGTATCCCGACCAGGGCACTGAGCGGACCGGAGTCTTCCCTGACGGCACACCATTCACCAGGAACCAGAGCAAGAAGTCCCactatgtgtttgtgtggaagaCATGGG GACGTTACTGGCAGGTGGCAGACggaccctcctcctccctctctattGGTACAGACAACGTCCCACTGGGCTCCTACAGCATGGAGCTGGTCATCTATCACTGCCGTGGCAAAGACAAGTTCATCCCTCTTGGCTACGCTTCCACAGTCTTCGCCATCACAG ACCAGGTTCCCTTCACCATATCCCTCGCCCAAGTCAATGATGTAAACCAGGATGACCAGAACTTCATCCAGAACCGAGCCATTGCTTTTAGTGTCAAGCTCCATGATCCCAGCCAGTATCTTAACAACGCCGACATCAGCTACAGCTGGGACTTTGGTGACAGCACTGGTACTCTGATCTCCAGAgacctctctgtcacacacacatacctcgCCATCGGGACCTTCAAACCTCAGGTGGTCGTCATGGCTAGCATCCCCAACGGCTGTGGGAACCCCACTGCTG TTGTTCCTATCGATgcctctgctgctccagcagtAGTTGTGATTGACTCGACCCCAGCAGCTGCAccagctgagggaggagacgCAATTGCTCTGGATGTTCCTGCTTCTGATGCTACTCCAGCTGAAGAAGCCACAAACACAGAAGATGGAGAAGCAGTTGTTGATACAGACACAGATGCAGTTGAGGTTGCTTCAGTAGCACCTGCAGTAGTCGATGCGGCTGTTGTTCCAGAGGAGGATACTGCTGCCCCAGCTGTAGAAGCAGATGTTGCTGCAGAAGATGcagatgcagcagcaggtgaggTGGCCGCTGCCGCTTCTGTCGCACCTGCGGCTGAAGATGCTGCAGATGCtgatgcagctgctgcagatgaGACCACAGTGGTTACAGATGCAGCAGAAGAAAATGTGCCCGTGATTGACGCTGCTGCTTCCGTTGCCCCTGTtgcagagggagaagaagctgcag AGGTAGTCCAAGCTGTAACAGAAGCCCCTGCTGAAAACGTTGTAGCCCCCGCTGCTACTGAGACCACAACTGTTGAAGAGGCAGCCGCAGCTGATACCGAGGCTGAAGTTCAGGCAACTGAGAATGAAGTTGCAGCTCCTGCAG AGCAACCAGCAGGTGAAGAGGAGGTTGTTCCAGCTGAAGGTGAAGTTCAAGCAGAGGTGGAAACAGATCCAGCACAGGTTCCCCTCATTGTGGCCAAAAGACAGGCACCAGAGCTGACGACTGATTGCATGGTTTACCGTTACGGCTCCCTCGCCACCTCTGTGGATGTTGTTC AGGGTATTGAAAGTGTAGAGATTGTGCAGGTGGCCAACGTTGTTTCAATGGCTACAGAGTTGGATCAGAATGCCGTGGACGTCACCATTAGCTGTCAGGGAAG TCTGCCCAGTGAGGTCTGCACAGTCATTTCTGATGCTGACTGTATCACACCCGTGGAAACCGTCTGTACCGTCGCCACACCTTCTCCAGACTGTCAAATGATCCTTCGTCAGTTCTTCAATGACTCCGGAGTGTTTTGCATCAATGTCTCACTGACCAATGATGTCAGTCTTGCTGTGGCAAGTGCTAGAGTCAGTGTGACAGTAG CCTCCGGTGGTACCCCAGCTGGAACCGCAGCCACAGTCCTGGGTGTTATGGTCCTCGCCTGTGTTGTCTGTTGTATTGGTTTGATGTACAG GCGCTTCAAGCAGTACCAGCCACTAAGAGAAGACGGTGTCGACAGTAATGGAGGTGGCTCAGCGGTAACATCAGTGCCTTTGTTGTTGTGGAACTTGCTGAGCCGACAGTCACCAGGAGAAAGTCGTCCATTGCTTCAGGGGAGGATTGTGTGA